The Larimichthys crocea isolate SSNF chromosome XXI, L_crocea_2.0, whole genome shotgun sequence genomic sequence CTTCTGAATATGCTGAGCTATGGCGTTGATGAATGtgctgaaatgtaattttatattCACTCTTTGTCTCACAGGTGCAGAGAAGTAGGCAGTTGATGACTTCGCCTAGCCCTGTAGGGACAACAGAGGGGAAAGTGTTGCCTGTGAACTTCCAAGTGGTCACTCAGTCTCTTAAACAGTCCCCCAAAACTCCCCAGAATATCTCCGCTAGTCCTGTGGGTGACCGCCTGGCACGACATGGTACACGGTATGCCCAAATTCTGCCCAAGCCCTCTGCCACCAGTGCCATCACGCTGCGCTCACCTCCGACCCTGCTCATCACTAACAGCCCCATAAAAACTGTGATGCCCACTCCCCACGTCAGCTCGGTCAACGTGGTGAAGATGACGGCCATCGCTCTggctcccagcagcagcagtgcaacCGTGCGTCCTGCCTCAGCGGGTATTAACACCATGGCTGTTTCGGATGATTCCCAGCAGCTGCACGGTGTGAGCTCGGTTGCCACTCAGTCTCCTGCAATCAGACCCAGTGCCCCATCCTCGACCCCAACCCTCTCCACTGACACCAAAGTTGTGTCTGAATCTGGAAATGACAATAACCCCACCTCTGGTATGGAGAAAACAGCTGGTGGGGccaaagaggagagagtggCTAAGTTCAGGGCTGCCAGTGAGCCAAGCTTCCTGGTTAAGTGTTCTCCAGGTCCAGACAAAGGTGTAAGGGTAAAACATGACTCCACATCCCCACCCACCTCGGTATCTGTAGCTGGGACTCAGGACAGCAATAACAGTAACTGCCATGACAGTACTTTGTACTTGACTGTTGATAATCAGAACTCCAATGGCAACACATCATCCAATGGCTCCTCCGCTGTTACCCCAACATCGAAGGATCCCTGCTCAGATGCCAAGAGCCCCAGGAAGCGCACAGGCTCAAGCGGGGAGTCCCATGTGATTCCTGTGAAGAGGGTGTTCATTTCCCAGCAGCCACTGGCTGTAGTTGACAATCCCAGACTTGGAGTCAGTGCTGCAGTGAAGAGGATCCCCAGACCAGGAACCCCTGCCAGACCAGAGAGTGCCCCCTGCAAAGTGACTGTGAAACACACCTCCATAGGGCCCACACAGATCCTTGCACTCTCCGACTCgcccatcacacacactgtgggctCCCAGACTGTTGTCACTTCCCAGACCTTGGTGGTAAAACATGAAGACCATTCACTCAGCACTGACACCAGCACTAGAGCAGCTGGAAACAACACGTCTGATCAGGCGTTGCTACAGCAGATCACCGGGGACCCTCGTGCCATACCAGCCAACTCAGGAGCACACGAAGCCTCTGTGATGAGTGACTTAAAGAGCACAATATGGGAGGAGGGACAGCTTGATGAGCTTCGGAAGCAGGCGTTTGCTCAGCAGATACCAGCAGAACACAAACAAGCCCCTACTGACCAACTTTCCATTATAGCTCAACCCCCCGAGGCCTCAGGTCAACTCACCCTCACGCAGGAGATGGTTGACTTTGCAGGTTCTCAGCCCAGCATGGACTACTTTCCATtcaatgatgatgacatgacCCAGGACAGCATCGTGGAGGAGCTAGTCCAAATGGAGGAGCAGATGAAGCTGAAGGGCCTGTTTGGTAGCTGTGTTGATGTGTCTTTACAAAGCCAGTCAGCCAGCAACCAAGGAACTATTCTAAACGCTCATCAGGCCGGCACTACCTTCTACCACTCTGCTCACAGCAGTACCACTCCTGTCCAAACTCCCACTCCGACTCCGACTCCAACCCCAacacccacccccacctctGAAATGACGCTTGGGCACAGCTTGACAAGAGAGAGCCCGTGTTCCCGCATGGCTCCCATCACCCCTGTGGACGGAGCCATGGGTCGCCACACCCCCATTAGCACACCACTGTCcaactgcagcagcagtgtccCCCCAAGCCCGGTGGAGTGCAGGAACCCTTTTGCATTCACTCCCATAAACTCAAGCATTACAGGATATCACGACGCCAGCATTGTCTCCAGCAGCCCTGTTAAGCCGATGCAGAGGCCAATGGCGACACACCCTGACAAGGCCAAACTGGAGTGGATCAATAACCGCTACAACAGCAACTCTGCAAGTCCGTTGTCCAACCATAGCATTGGCATTCTGCCAAGCTACCAAGACCTGGTAGATGACCAGTTTCGTAAACCACATGCTTTTGCAATTCCTGGCCAATCATTTCAGGCTCAGTCAAGACAGGATGCTGCTCACTTTGGCCGTTTGACCCCCATTTCTCcagtgcagcaacaacaacaacaacaaccccagcagcagctggtaACAACTGTAACTACTCCCACTAAACAGGAGAGTTTCGCTGTGCCTGCACCATTAGACAACAAGGCATCAACCTCATCTACGTCCAGTACTTTCCGTTGCCGCAGTGTTAGCCCTGCGGTGCGTCAGAGAAACTTCAGTGGAAACACCGGCCCTCCAACCACAACCACGaataccaccaccaccaccagagcTGTGGTTTCACCCTTTAACTCCCCCATCACATCTGAGGTGCTCAGCATCCTGTCCAACAACCAGACGGTTAGCTCTGTCCACAGCATGGTCCAGCGTAGCCAGTCTGTACCTCTGAATATCATGATGCAGAGCGAGATGCTGCCTGTGCAGGGTCAGAGTAACACAGCCAAAATCACCAATGTTCTTCTCAGCAAGATGGAAGCCGATGGTGATGATTCTGTTCGTGGCCTGGGCATAAACAACCTTCCCTCCAACTACACGGCCCGTATGAACCTTACACAGATCCTGGAGACCACTCCTGGGTTCACTGGAGGAACGGCTCACCAGACTCAGCTGCCTGTTAGCTCCAGCCCTGCTGCCTTTGAGCTCCAGCAGCATGGCTACCTCACCGCTGGCAGTGGAGAACAGGTGAGTTTCTCCACTGGGGACAGCCAAGCACAAGCAGGTCCTGGTGAGCAAgaccagcaacaacaacaacagcagcagcagcagctccaggagAATCCTGTGCAGACACAAtcacagctcctcctccagagcacacagcagcaggaggtAGAGGACGAGCAACAACAGCTGGACTTCAACAACACTGTCAAAGACTTGTTGGGGGATGATGGCCTCAACCCCAGTTCCCAGTTGGTGGGTCAGGTAGCTTCAGAGCTCAACGCTGTGGCGTCCGACTTCTCAAACGACATCAGACTGACCTCAGATCTGTCCAGTAGCATCACTGACCTTAACACGTTGGACACCAACCTGCTGTTTGATCCCAATCAACAGCAGGAACAATATGAAGACTCGACACTGGAAGAACTGAAGAACGACCCGCTTTTTCAGCAGATATGCAGTGATACTGTGAACTCTGGTTTTGACTGGCTAGAAAGCAAAGACCAGCCTACTACAGTAGAGATGCTGGGCTAATGTTATCTTTTATTCTGTATGATTTCCGttctctgttgtttgtttggtgcgTATGTAGtatatctgtttttaaaactaTAGTTTGTTGGGATTTGTCTGGACTTTGCCGTTCGTTCTGTTAAAAGTGCCAGGCTTACCAGAAAATCTCTCCTACTGATGTTTAGTTACTTCTCTCCTTTTTCATTTGTCACCAAGAGTTTCAGTACTTAACCACTTTTCTCCCTCATCTGGAATTAGACATGTAAGCATTTCAAGTAAAAAGTCTGAGTACTTGGTGGCAGCATGCACTTGCAAAGACTAGGTTTGTATGGTATGAACATTAAGACAAACATAATCTTCCATGTTATAACCAATCAATAATGcaatatttgtatttaacaAACACTTATTGGAAGTGAGATGGGTAGAAAATTTGGCACAAAAGACCAAAAACGTATGCTGTTGTATACTATTTTCAGTGCGTGCAGTTCAAGTTCAACCAAAAGGAGACAATATTGGGATTGTAGTATATGCACATAATAGATGTAGTACATTTGCCTGCCATATCTGAATATTAAGAAGGGTAGTATCTTATGCTGCCAGGTGCTGAATTTATGACATAATCTTTATACTTTATCATATACCAAATCGGTGAAAAACTGATTCACATCTGAGCATTGTCCAAGAGTGAAATTTTCTTAAAGCCTATACTTCTTGTACTGTTTAATATCTTATAAAGGGAGTAGATGAATCAGTGGGGAGAAGATGGGAATTCAGGCCACTTTGTGGACTATACATTGAAAGGAATCAACAACTGGCTGCCTTATTCCCAAAGTCCAAGGCCTTATGCCATCTGTAGAGTGACTGTATATAGTATAATGTTAAGAATCTTCGGAACCATCCAGAGCTTCATCATATCAAGGCAGCTGTTACTCTGATATTTTCAGTACTATTTCTTATTGTTTTCGTTTTGCAGTGTTACAATATAGATGCGTATTGTATAGGCTAACAACTACACTGTGTGTGCCCTTATCGATTTAATGATTTTAGAGAAATTTGATATGCTGTCATTTCATGAAAACCATGGCAGGCACACTTTCAGTCAtgagattttttatttgtattcttttttttttggcatgctaTACTCCCAGCTTGGATAAGAATATCAATGGTATGGAGAAGGCTTAGTTACTTAGAAAGCTAGAGGCTGACTTGTTTGCTTTGATGTCATCTTGAGATCAAGAGGAAATGAAATTATGTTTGTGGAATTCGAGAATCCAGCCTTATTTCCATACCAAAGATGATCTGTTTGAATAACATACGAGATTATTACACGTAGAGACACTTCtagtaaacattaaaacaacggGAAACAGGCAGTCTCTGAGATATAAAAGAGTTTTATTGCATTTGAGGAAAAGGATTAGGTTGCATAAAtcttatgtacagtatgtaaattTGTGAAATGGTCACTGTCCTATGTTTGATAGGTAACCATGGACCTGAAAGCATGTTGAAACCATCACTGCTAGCCAGGTAGGCTATGTGATACAGTAGGATGCTTGCTTGAGTTTTTGGCTATTGTCAATGTTGTATAAGTCATGTTTAAGCTCCATCTGTAAATAGGATAGATACATAGAGAATTGATGTATCATGACACTATATTATGGCCATTATTCTAGCTAAGTATGTGccattttaaaagaagaaaaaaagcttaACAGATCTATAGTCGGCaagatactgtatgttgtgtgttacaTTTCTGGCTCAATGTGTCGTAAAAGTAATGCTGTCTGGTCTCGcttgctgattttattttactttttttctattcaaagATAATAGGTCTCTGCGGTTGCAGAAGTGATGTGTGCTTTGAGCAGGATCAATAGCATGGTATATTGAAAAAAGTTGTCATACTGTTAGCTGGTTGCAAACATCTCTGTGACAGACATTGTGCTCAAAGCCTTTCAGCagacactggaaaaaaaaaaacgaattaCTCATGTTTCAACAAACTTTGGAGGTTCACATTATTGCACTAAATTTTTATGACACATGGCTTTGCCACATCTTTATGGACAAATGTAATGATGGATgcccacagaaaaaaaaagttacaaaaaaatattttttatgacaAGATGAGTAGGGAAATTTAACTGTCAGAAAATGACTAATTGTCTTGTAGCAAAATGTGCATTAATCTCAGTGAGATACACATTTCTTACTCATTCTCATACATGAGAATATAAAGcattgaggggaaaaaaaagttaaacaaccTTTTAAAACCTACATGCTCATTATGTTGATAAATGATTGTACGCACGCATGTGTGATGACTTCTGTTGTACTTTGTATTCTTGGTAACCACTGTCTTCTGTGATTTGGGCAGGTTCTGTTAACCAGACTGGCAGTGCTAGTTTCATGAGTTACATTACTTTTGTTGTGTGCTGTTTACTAAGTTAATGTTCTATATGTTATGTTGATgactgttttctgtcagttttacatatttcttattttgcaaaaatacatttgtgaagaaattttaacattttctcttgatttttttctttaacaataaGGCACtgatatttgaatttgaatgaaggaaATGCACCTCTTTATGAGTACAGGAGCTC encodes the following:
- the rfx7b gene encoding DNA-binding protein RFX7 isoform X2, with amino-acid sequence MADDQQQPDQKPASGLGSLPALVPGLQGPEANALQFKIKNSICKSVQSKVDSILQDVEKFTDIEKLYLYLKLPSGPSSGNDKRTENERGSSTPGLCDQSSMSSSRTQQMYAFNWIRNHLEEHPETSLPKQEVYDEYKSYCDNLGYNPLSAADFGKIMKNVFPNMKARRLGMRGKSKYCYSGLRKKAFVHMPSLPNLDLQKSGDGCELMESTGQSPSAEDEMRSAACGLVCEWAQKVLSRQFDNVEDLARFLLNSHYIGTKSMAALTVMTGTPTGMKTPTPASAFVPTAEANSFQPQVKTLPSPSVDAKQQLQRKIQKKQQEQKLHSPLPSETQIKRTEASTPGPTIPCGSPALLSPQPTIGIVVAAVPSPVTVQRSRQLMTSPSPVGTTEGKVLPVNFQVVTQSLKQSPKTPQNISASPVGDRLARHGTRYAQILPKPSATSAITLRSPPTLLITNSPIKTVMPTPHVSSVNVVKMTAIALAPSSSSATVRPASAGINTMAVSDDSQQLHGVSSVATQSPAIRPSAPSSTPTLSTDTKVVSESGNDNNPTSGMEKTAGGAKEERVAKFRAASEPSFLVKCSPGPDKGVRVKHDSTSPPTSVSVAGTQDSNNSNCHDSTLYLTVDNQNSNGNTSSNGSSAVTPTSKDPCSDAKSPRKRTGSSGESHVIPVKRVFISQQPLAVVDNPRLGVSAAVKRIPRPGTPARPESAPCKVTVKHTSIGPTQILALSDSPITHTVGSQTVVTSQTLVVKHEDHSLSTDTSTRAAGNNTSDQALLQQITGDPRAIPANSGAHEASVMSDLKSTIWEEGQLDELRKQAFAQQIPAEHKQAPTDQLSIIAQPPEASGQLTLTQEMVDFAGSQPSMDYFPFNDDDMTQDSIVEELVQMEEQMKLKGLFGSCVDVSLQSQSASNQGTILNAHQAGTTFYHSAHSSTTPVQTPTPTPTPTPTPTPTSEMTLGHSLTRESPCSRMAPITPVDGAMGRHTPISTPLSNCSSSVPPSPVECRNPFAFTPINSSITGYHDASIVSSSPVKPMQRPMATHPDKAKLEWINNRYNSNSASPLSNHSIGILPSYQDLVDDQFRKPHAFAIPGQSFQAQSRQDAAHFGRLTPISPVQQQQQQQPQQQLVTTVTTPTKQESFAVPAPLDNKASTSSTSSTFRCRSVSPAVRQRNFSGNTGPPTTTTNTTTTTRAVVSPFNSPITSEVLSILSNNQTVSSVHSMVQRSQSVPLNIMMQSEMLPVQGQSNTAKITNVLLSKMEADGDDSVRGLGINNLPSNYTARMNLTQILETTPGFTGGTAHQTQLPVSSSPAAFELQQHGYLTAGSGEQVSFSTGDSQAQAGPGEQDQQQQQQQQQQLQENPVQTQSQLLLQSTQQQEVEDEQQQLDFNNTVKDLLGDDGLNPSSQLVGQVASELNAVASDFSNDIRLTSDLSSSITDLNTLDTNLLFDPNQQQEQYEDSTLEELKNDPLFQQICSDTVNSGFDWLESKDQPTTVEMLG
- the rfx7b gene encoding DNA-binding protein RFX7 isoform X1; its protein translation is MADDQQQPDQKPASGLGSLPALVPGLQGPEANALQFKIKNSICKSVQSKVDSILQDVEKFTDIEKLYLYLKLPSGPSSGNDKSFPISIHHPNPPILPIWTENERGSSTPGLCDQSSMSSSRTQQMYAFNWIRNHLEEHPETSLPKQEVYDEYKSYCDNLGYNPLSAADFGKIMKNVFPNMKARRLGMRGKSKYCYSGLRKKAFVHMPSLPNLDLQKSGDGCELMESTGQSPSAEDEMRSAACGLVCEWAQKVLSRQFDNVEDLARFLLNSHYIGTKSMAALTVMTGTPTGMKTPTPASAFVPTAEANSFQPQVKTLPSPSVDAKQQLQRKIQKKQQEQKLHSPLPSETQIKRTEASTPGPTIPCGSPALLSPQPTIGIVVAAVPSPVTVQRSRQLMTSPSPVGTTEGKVLPVNFQVVTQSLKQSPKTPQNISASPVGDRLARHGTRYAQILPKPSATSAITLRSPPTLLITNSPIKTVMPTPHVSSVNVVKMTAIALAPSSSSATVRPASAGINTMAVSDDSQQLHGVSSVATQSPAIRPSAPSSTPTLSTDTKVVSESGNDNNPTSGMEKTAGGAKEERVAKFRAASEPSFLVKCSPGPDKGVRVKHDSTSPPTSVSVAGTQDSNNSNCHDSTLYLTVDNQNSNGNTSSNGSSAVTPTSKDPCSDAKSPRKRTGSSGESHVIPVKRVFISQQPLAVVDNPRLGVSAAVKRIPRPGTPARPESAPCKVTVKHTSIGPTQILALSDSPITHTVGSQTVVTSQTLVVKHEDHSLSTDTSTRAAGNNTSDQALLQQITGDPRAIPANSGAHEASVMSDLKSTIWEEGQLDELRKQAFAQQIPAEHKQAPTDQLSIIAQPPEASGQLTLTQEMVDFAGSQPSMDYFPFNDDDMTQDSIVEELVQMEEQMKLKGLFGSCVDVSLQSQSASNQGTILNAHQAGTTFYHSAHSSTTPVQTPTPTPTPTPTPTPTSEMTLGHSLTRESPCSRMAPITPVDGAMGRHTPISTPLSNCSSSVPPSPVECRNPFAFTPINSSITGYHDASIVSSSPVKPMQRPMATHPDKAKLEWINNRYNSNSASPLSNHSIGILPSYQDLVDDQFRKPHAFAIPGQSFQAQSRQDAAHFGRLTPISPVQQQQQQQPQQQLVTTVTTPTKQESFAVPAPLDNKASTSSTSSTFRCRSVSPAVRQRNFSGNTGPPTTTTNTTTTTRAVVSPFNSPITSEVLSILSNNQTVSSVHSMVQRSQSVPLNIMMQSEMLPVQGQSNTAKITNVLLSKMEADGDDSVRGLGINNLPSNYTARMNLTQILETTPGFTGGTAHQTQLPVSSSPAAFELQQHGYLTAGSGEQVSFSTGDSQAQAGPGEQDQQQQQQQQQQLQENPVQTQSQLLLQSTQQQEVEDEQQQLDFNNTVKDLLGDDGLNPSSQLVGQVASELNAVASDFSNDIRLTSDLSSSITDLNTLDTNLLFDPNQQQEQYEDSTLEELKNDPLFQQICSDTVNSGFDWLESKDQPTTVEMLG
- the rfx7b gene encoding DNA-binding protein RFX7 isoform X3, whose amino-acid sequence is MADDQQQPDQKPASGLGSLPALVPGLQGPEANALQFKIKNSICKSVQSKVDSILQDVEKFTDIEKLYLYLKLPSGPSSGNDKSDQSSMSSSRTQQMYAFNWIRNHLEEHPETSLPKQEVYDEYKSYCDNLGYNPLSAADFGKIMKNVFPNMKARRLGMRGKSKYCYSGLRKKAFVHMPSLPNLDLQKSGDGCELMESTGQSPSAEDEMRSAACGLVCEWAQKVLSRQFDNVEDLARFLLNSHYIGTKSMAALTVMTGTPTGMKTPTPASAFVPTAEANSFQPQVKTLPSPSVDAKQQLQRKIQKKQQEQKLHSPLPSETQIKRTEASTPGPTIPCGSPALLSPQPTIGIVVAAVPSPVTVQRSRQLMTSPSPVGTTEGKVLPVNFQVVTQSLKQSPKTPQNISASPVGDRLARHGTRYAQILPKPSATSAITLRSPPTLLITNSPIKTVMPTPHVSSVNVVKMTAIALAPSSSSATVRPASAGINTMAVSDDSQQLHGVSSVATQSPAIRPSAPSSTPTLSTDTKVVSESGNDNNPTSGMEKTAGGAKEERVAKFRAASEPSFLVKCSPGPDKGVRVKHDSTSPPTSVSVAGTQDSNNSNCHDSTLYLTVDNQNSNGNTSSNGSSAVTPTSKDPCSDAKSPRKRTGSSGESHVIPVKRVFISQQPLAVVDNPRLGVSAAVKRIPRPGTPARPESAPCKVTVKHTSIGPTQILALSDSPITHTVGSQTVVTSQTLVVKHEDHSLSTDTSTRAAGNNTSDQALLQQITGDPRAIPANSGAHEASVMSDLKSTIWEEGQLDELRKQAFAQQIPAEHKQAPTDQLSIIAQPPEASGQLTLTQEMVDFAGSQPSMDYFPFNDDDMTQDSIVEELVQMEEQMKLKGLFGSCVDVSLQSQSASNQGTILNAHQAGTTFYHSAHSSTTPVQTPTPTPTPTPTPTPTSEMTLGHSLTRESPCSRMAPITPVDGAMGRHTPISTPLSNCSSSVPPSPVECRNPFAFTPINSSITGYHDASIVSSSPVKPMQRPMATHPDKAKLEWINNRYNSNSASPLSNHSIGILPSYQDLVDDQFRKPHAFAIPGQSFQAQSRQDAAHFGRLTPISPVQQQQQQQPQQQLVTTVTTPTKQESFAVPAPLDNKASTSSTSSTFRCRSVSPAVRQRNFSGNTGPPTTTTNTTTTTRAVVSPFNSPITSEVLSILSNNQTVSSVHSMVQRSQSVPLNIMMQSEMLPVQGQSNTAKITNVLLSKMEADGDDSVRGLGINNLPSNYTARMNLTQILETTPGFTGGTAHQTQLPVSSSPAAFELQQHGYLTAGSGEQVSFSTGDSQAQAGPGEQDQQQQQQQQQQLQENPVQTQSQLLLQSTQQQEVEDEQQQLDFNNTVKDLLGDDGLNPSSQLVGQVASELNAVASDFSNDIRLTSDLSSSITDLNTLDTNLLFDPNQQQEQYEDSTLEELKNDPLFQQICSDTVNSGFDWLESKDQPTTVEMLG